The following DNA comes from Acidobacteriota bacterium.
CGAATCATGGGATGAAGTTGAACTCCAGGTTCACCGTAAGCGTGGGGTTGGTGTACTCGGCCGGGAGCGAGGGCAGTTTGGTCAGCATCAACGCACGCGTGGCCGCCTGATCGAGCAGGAAATTCCCGCTCGTCCGCGCCACCGACACGTTGCTCAGCGTGCCCTGACGATCGATGACGAAGCGCATGACGGTACTGCCGCGCGTCCCCTGGTTCTGACGGAAGTTGCGGTGAACGATCTGCAGCATCTCTGCGACGTACGCGGGACAGCAGAAGTTGCCGAGGTTGATCTGGCCGCCCGAGCCTCCACCGCCGGTGGACAACCCGATGCTGTCGCTCACGACGCCGGTGTCGGCCTTCGCCTGACCTTCGCTCACTCGCGCGCCTGTACTCGGCGTGCGTGCGCGTGCCTGGTCGGTGGTGGCGGGAGGCACCACTGCCGGAGGACGCGCGGGCGTCGGACGAGGCGCCGCCTTGGTGGGCTCGACCATCTCGGGTGGCTTGGCGGCCGGCGGCGTGACGGGCGACGGCTTCTCGTCGGGCTTCGGTTCGACGGCCTGCTGCACCGGACGACCGGACATCGACGTCAGTCCACCCGCGCGCGGTCCCGGCGCGCCGCCGAGGCTGATCGTCATCACCTCGCGCTCGTCGACGTCGCGGGTGCGCCACGACGAGGGCGTCAGCACGACGGCGAGGATCAGGAGTCCGTGCGCGACGAGCGACAACGCGATCATGCGGCCGAAGCCGTCGGTTGTCGGCCGATCGGCGAAGGCGCCATCAGCGAGGGCGTACGTCGGGGCAGGGGAGGCCACGTCCGCTACCGCTCCCCCGGGAGGCGCGACACGAGGCCCACCTTCTCGACGCCAGCCGATTTCAGCGCGTCCATGACCGTCATCGTCTCCTGGACGGTGACGGCACCGTCAGCGCGCAGATAGACGCTCTTGTCACTCTTGCCCTGCAGTGTCTGCCGCATCCGTTCGCCGAGCACGTCGACGCGGATGAACTCCTCGTCGAGCTGCACGCGCCGGTCCTTGCCAAACGACAGGGGAATCGTGACGAACACGCGCTCGTTGCTGAGGGTTTGCGATCGCTGCGCGACGGGCAGGTTGACGTCGAGACCGCGCGTCATCATCGGCGCCGCCACCATGAAGATGATGAGCAGCACCAGCATCACGTCGACGAGCGGGACGACGTTGATCTCGGCCAGCGCCGTCGCCGCCACCATCCGTCCTCGTCGTCCGCGTCCCCCGCCACCGCCTGTTGCCTGTACCTTGGGCATGGTCGTGTCCGGGAACGTGGCCTAGGTGAAGTTGCGCTCGGAGATGTTGAGGAACTCCAGCGAGAAGTCCTCCATCGCCGAAGCGAACCCGCGCACCTTGGCCGTGAAATGGTTGTAGAAGTACACGGCGGGAATGGCTGCGAACAGGCCGGCGGCCGTCGCGATGAGCGCCGAGGCGATGCCGGGAGCCACCACGCCAAGGCTCGACGAGCCCACGGCACCAATCGCCTGGAACGCCGTCATGATGCCCCAGACCGTCCCGAACAGGCCGATGTACGGCGTGATGCTCGCCGTGGTCGCCAGGAATCCCACACGCGCCTCGAGCTTGGCCAGCTCGGAGCCGCTGGCGCGCAGGAGTGCGCGGTCCACGGCCTCGAGACTCTTGAGCGTTGGACGTGCGCCCCCAGCTGCCGGCTTGTCACCGGTCGCGCCACGCAGCTGCGTGTTCAGCTCGCCGTAGCCCGCCTGGAACAGACCGACGAGCGGACTGTCGCCGAGGGAGCGGCACACGGCCTGCACCTCGGAGAACTTGCTGCTGCGCCGGAACACGTCGAGGAATTGCCGCGTCTGCGCCTCGGCCTTCCGGAACGCCAGCGTCTTGTACGCGACGATGCCCCACGAAAGAACGGAGAAGAGGACGAGAAGGGCGAGGACGAGCTGCTCGAAGAGCCCTGTCCGTGTGACGAGTGAGATGACGTCAGTCGCCGTCTCCGCGGT
Coding sequences within:
- a CDS encoding TonB family protein encodes the protein MASPAPTYALADGAFADRPTTDGFGRMIALSLVAHGLLILAVVLTPSSWRTRDVDEREVMTISLGGAPGPRAGGLTSMSGRPVQQAVEPKPDEKPSPVTPPAAKPPEMVEPTKAAPRPTPARPPAVVPPATTDQARARTPSTGARVSEGQAKADTGVVSDSIGLSTGGGGSGGQINLGNFCCPAYVAEMLQIVHRNFRQNQGTRGSTVMRFVIDRQGTLSNVSVARTSGNFLLDQAATRALMLTKLPSLPAEYTNPTLTVNLEFNFIP
- a CDS encoding biopolymer transporter ExbD — translated: MPKVQATGGGGGRGRRGRMVAATALAEINVVPLVDVMLVLLIIFMVAAPMMTRGLDVNLPVAQRSQTLSNERVFVTIPLSFGKDRRVQLDEEFIRVDVLGERMRQTLQGKSDKSVYLRADGAVTVQETMTVMDALKSAGVEKVGLVSRLPGER
- a CDS encoding MotA/TolQ/ExbB proton channel family protein, encoding MSLVTRTGLFEQLVLALLVLFSVLSWGIVAYKTLAFRKAEAQTRQFLDVFRRSSKFSEVQAVCRSLGDSPLVGLFQAGYGELNTQLRGATGDKPAAGGARPTLKSLEAVDRALLRASGSELAKLEARVGFLATTASITPYIGLFGTVWGIMTAFQAIGAVGSSSLGVVAPGIASALIATAAGLFAAIPAVYFYNHFTAKVRGFASAMEDFSLEFLNISERNFT